DNA from Candidatus Dormiibacterota bacterium:
CTTCACGTGCGCACCGGGAAGGTAGCCGGTGCTGGTCAGGAACTCCCCCGTGATCTCCCCGCCGGTAAACCGGAACGTCGTCTTGAAAAGCCTCACCCACTCCGCCTTCTCCAGGGGATGGTGCGCGTCGAGCCAGGCCGCGAACGACCCGTGCCCGTCGCGCAGCGCCCTGATCCGCCGGGCGTTCTCGATCGCCGCGTCGACCTTGAGGCGGTTGCGGATGATCCCCGCGTCGCGCAGGAGCCGCGCCCGCTCGCGCTTGCCGTAGCGCGCCACTCGGCCGATGTCGAACCGGTCGTACGCCTCCCGGAAGGCCGCGCGCTTCTTGAGGATGGTCAGCCAGGACAGCCCCGCCTGGTTGATCTCGAGGACCAGCCG
Protein-coding regions in this window:
- a CDS encoding DNA-3-methyladenine glycosylase I; its protein translation is MSYCDVAPGHPFHGPYHETEYGFPLRDDDSLFERLVLEINQAGLSWLTILKKRAAFREAYDRFDIGRVARYGKRERARLLRDAGIIRNRLKVDAAIENARRIRALRDGHGSFAAWLDAHHPLEKAEWVRLFKTTFRFTGGEITGEFLTSTGYLPGAHVKSCPVYAKVLRLAPPWSRAARSRQG